The following proteins are encoded in a genomic region of Mycolicibacterium confluentis:
- a CDS encoding antitoxin Xre/MbcA/ParS toxin-binding domain-containing protein: MSDLLVKAGDDTARMDTHEVVAYLLQRLGPTLTAYIAGSKSRAMPARWAAPPGDSTHATPSIDKTRRLKAAHTVFVLIEKAENDQVARSWLISANPRLDGSTPAELLRNDQAPEVFRAADAFVSDTYYA; this comes from the coding sequence ATGTCTGACCTGCTAGTCAAGGCTGGTGACGACACTGCGCGGATGGACACCCACGAGGTCGTCGCCTACCTGCTGCAGCGTCTGGGACCGACCTTGACCGCCTACATCGCCGGCTCCAAGAGCCGCGCTATGCCCGCACGCTGGGCAGCCCCGCCCGGTGACAGCACCCACGCGACACCGTCGATCGACAAGACACGGCGCCTGAAGGCCGCCCACACCGTGTTCGTCCTGATCGAGAAGGCGGAGAACGACCAGGTGGCGCGGAGCTGGCTCATTTCGGCCAACCCTCGCCTGGACGGCTCGACCCCCGCTGAACTGCTACGCAACGACCAAGCGCCGGAAGTGTTTCGGGCGGCAGACGCTTTCGTCTCCGACACCTACTACGCCTGA